GGAGATTACATTCTCTATAGCTggcaatatggaaaaaaaacatccatttaTCAAGTACATTGGAAGAGACTCATAAATTCTGCAATTGCCATTTTGGACTCTGTCTGTTTTTCATCTACGAACTGAATGTTTCTTCTGGCTGCTGtcgctttttatttatttattcttagtttaattttgtttcatttactttctttgttgttgttgttttggttttggccTGGTGCTCTTTGTATGTTTGTTGAATATAAAagtgcataaataaaatatatattaaaaaaaatccactaaAATACgcattagaaataaaaaaaacaagaaaatctaatgtaaaagaaaaaaaatcttgtttcaGAATATGGTGTGtctgaaataaaatagtaataatattttTCCTAGATTGACTTATTAATAACATAGATCCAACATGGTGTTCTGAGTTCTGAGTTCAGAGAGAATAAAAAGGTTTGGGTGAGACGACAGAGTCCGGATCTGACCGCAGTCCAGAATGACCCGGGGCATTAAAGAGATGCTTACTGCGCCATTTCAGCGAGCTCTCACTTACCACACGGCTGGCATTGATCTGTCAGTCAGAGCTGGGTCAGTCAATACGGAGAACCCTGTTAAACTTCTCCCAAAGATAAGCCCACTATGGATCTGGtatgtttatttaaatccatAAATCTAATGAGATTAGTCGGATCAAATGAAGCAGGGCTGAGGCAGACACGACACTTCTTGACTTGACATTCATGTGAAAATCGTGGCAAAGACACCATGTTTGCGTCTTAAAGGGGCCAATATAGTGCGGGCTATTTTGAAAGTTAGAACTTTCACTGCAGTTCTGGGCATAATTTAATGTTTGGTTGGAGAAAACTTCAAattcattattgtttttaatgaaattatacaggtatatatatatatatatatatatatatatatatatatatatgtataccattcagttaaaaaaaatgaattgcattCCAGCAGATGACTGAATTGAAAACAGtgttgacaaaatgaaaactgaGAAAGGAAAAGCATTGTGAGAAGACAAGAATAAAAGCCACTATTTTAgaaaacaactgtcagacaAACATCCTCCCTCCGCTGtgcttcctcccactgtcctccATTATCAAACATTTGATGATGGAACCGAGCATATTGGACCCCTCAGGAGGGGATCGATGCACGGCGGGGGGCGTCCATCACCGAGTATAAACAGAGCGTTTAGTTCAGGCTGAGAGCCAAACTTCAGCAAGGCGTCCTGGATGACCTTCCGCCGAGTAGATGAGTCTCTTATCTGCATTTAGTGAATGGAGTTAAACCCCGAGGGTGTGCAGTAAATCctgcaacaggaggaaaaccTGAACAGAGGAGGTGCCTCTTAGTATGTTCAATGGGAACCACCTTCGTGATCCTGCAATGCCTCACACTTTCATGTAAATTTATGACGAATAAAGGTCATGATGAAGCCCAACTTGTACAGTGGGTGTAACTTCAAAGagtgaccactagatggcgctgatCGCCAGTTTAGTCCTGATCaccatttttttaatgcatcaGAATATCTAGGTCTAAATTAAGATTTTTAAGTATCTATGGCAATATGCTGTGTGAGGTCAGCGTTATTAGAATTAGGGAAAAGTGAAACAGATCTTTGAGATGCAGGTTTCCGTGTGGACGTGGAAACATCGCACTCGAGAGGTGAGTGGGCTCTTTGTTTGGCTCTAATCTGGCTGAAACAAATTAGTAGGCTGGCCCTTAATCTCTGAGAAAATGCAAAGCCACGAGCAGCAAGGAGCCGCACACGGAGCCGAGACTGAAAGATCAGTGTTTGTGGATGCTGCTGGAGTCGGCTATGGTTCCttgaagaacagcagcagccaCCAAAGCCATCAGATGGAGTGGGACTCGAACTAGAAATAAGAGGACTTCCATACAAATATATCGGGGAGACAGCTTTGGTTTTCTCTGAAGTTTCTGCTGTTGGAGCTGCAGGTAGGTTTGTAATTCATGTGTAATACAGAGTCATCGTGACTCGTACATAAGTAGTAAATGTATACTGGAAAAGATTTCTTGCAGTGAAATGTGGAACTACATGCTATGACACATTTTAGTGACGACACAGTGGAAACTTGAGCACAGCACAAGCAAATACATATGTAACACAAATGAAACTACTAATGATGAGATATTTTGGTTTATTATAGTAAACATTGAtgttatatacatatatgattttttaaattgtattttcttcCTATAATTTGttatcatttttgtgttttttcctttGGATTTACGTATAGAATATATACAATAGAGAACATTTTAATTTGCAGAAATATCAGTAAATTGTATTTGCATTACGaatatataacaataaaatTAGCTAAAATGCTAGAAAAgcgttttattcttttttttttctgggggaACAAAATGACTGTTCTTGTAATTTTATAAAACAACCTATTGGTTCTTATTTATAGCAGCCATGTTTCGATCAAACTTGTTTAGTCGACCAACAAACCGTACTTTTCTAAACTTGTGAAATAATGCTGGAGAATTGAGTGAATGAATTCAGACCTTATGGaacattttcatacattttgtTGAATACATGCAAATagcaataaaaatgcaaaatagaTTACCGAGGCTTTTGaagtccaacattttttttgttttatttagagAGTGAATTGGACGTATAATATAGGTGTCAAAataaggatttaaaaaaattttttctCTTCAATTTAGTGAACCACATTCTTCAATAGATTATTAATCATTTTAAATGCAGTCTCAGagtgttacatttttttcagctgACCACTGGTCATGAGGATGAAATGAAGCCCTGAAAGAATGAGAAACCGTAGATGTGTTCTCATTCAGGAAAACCAACAAGATAGAGATATTTTCTTAAACCAAGCTTTTCATACCTAGGACTCTTTCGGACGAACATGGAGAGCGGAGCTCCTCCTCGAGGATGTGGATCCACCGTCAACTCCGTTTATTACAACCTGTGTGACCTGGCCACAGTCTGGGGGATCGTGGTGGAGGCCATCGCGGCCGCCGGTGTGATGGCTTCCCTCATCCTGTTCATCGTCCTCATGGCCAGCCAGAGGTTTGCCACAGACAAGAAGAGGAAAGCCATGGTGGTCCTCCAAGCTGGCGTCTTAATCTTCACTCTGGGACTCTTCGGCCTGACGTTTGCCTTCATCGTGGGGCGCAACTCCACCAGCTGTTCCGCACGAAGGTTCCTCTTCGGGGTTCTGTTCGCCGGCTGCCTGGCCTGCCTGCTGATGCATGCGGTTTGGCTGGCGCTGCTGGAACGCCGAGGATGCAACCCCCGAGGATGGATGCTGTGTTTGGGAGCGTTGGCTGTCTGGTTGGTCGAGATCATCGTCAACACCGAGTGGCTTGTCATCACTGTGGTGGTGAGTCCGGCGGATGTCTCCGATCCGTCATGCAGCATCCGGAACCAGGACTTTGTTATGGCTCTGATTTACGTTCTGGCTCTGCTGCTCGCCGTGCTGGTGATGGCGCTTCCTTCCCTGACGCACAAGTGCAAGCAATGGCGCCGCGACGGCGGCTTCATCATGCTCACCGGCATCTTCACTGCTGTGGTTTGGGTGGCGTGGATCTACATGTACACCACTGGGAACCAAGCAGTCGGAGATCCCAGCTGGGATGATCCCACTCTGGCAGTAGCTCTGGTGACCAACGCCTGGGTGTTCCTGGGCTTCTACAGCATCCCCGAACTCACCCGGCTGTCCAAGGAAGACCCGGACCCGGAATTGCCACACGACGGACAGCACTACCCGGCCCGGAGCCTTGTGTATGACAACATCTTAAAACGCGCCGAGTCCACCCATCACAACGTTTACATGGAGAACAAGGCCTTCACTGTGGATGAGCCACCAGCAGGTACCGTTCAAGAGTCTCATGCTCCTTAATAAGCTGCTTCACTGAACTGATAAATGACCGATGCAAAGCAAAGAACAACTGGAGATGAGGCTTCAGTGTTCACCAACTGGATGCAAAACTTAACTCAACAAAAATGTTAATGGTGCATAGATTGTTTCCACAAACAACGTGACTCTGACAAGGTGTTTCTAAGGGGATTCCTGGATCTTGAAAAGGACCATTTGGTCTGTCAATtcagccttgttttttttttagctaggA
The genomic region above belongs to Synchiropus splendidus isolate RoL2022-P1 chromosome 19, RoL_Sspl_1.0, whole genome shotgun sequence and contains:
- the LOC128751526 gene encoding G-protein coupled receptor family C group 5 member C-like, whose protein sequence is MESGAPPRGCGSTVNSVYYNLCDLATVWGIVVEAIAAAGVMASLILFIVLMASQRFATDKKRKAMVVLQAGVLIFTLGLFGLTFAFIVGRNSTSCSARRFLFGVLFAGCLACLLMHAVWLALLERRGCNPRGWMLCLGALAVWLVEIIVNTEWLVITVVVSPADVSDPSCSIRNQDFVMALIYVLALLLAVLVMALPSLTHKCKQWRRDGGFIMLTGIFTAVVWVAWIYMYTTGNQAVGDPSWDDPTLAVALVTNAWVFLGFYSIPELTRLSKEDPDPELPHDGQHYPARSLVYDNILKRAESTHHNVYMENKAFTVDEPPAVPAKPVSPYGSYNGQLRSCVYQPTELALIAKGMTKKDQETIIPRATLPSMPSGSSSSADPFNTDDN